TTATcagaatataaaaataaaacaagGTGAATTGATTATTgtaagaatagtggtgagagctACCCAAGGATGTGCCTAGTGGCCAATGAAGTGTGAGGAGAACCATGAGGGCTCAAGTTCAAATCCCTAGCGGTGGCaaaaaaatactaggtgatttcgTTCCATCTGCCTGAGCCTTAGTGAGCAGAGTTACCCGATACTTGTGCTAGTGAGGGATATCAGATATCAGGTGAATCGTCGAGGTGCACGTAAGTTGATCGGGACACTACTGTCATTAAAAAAATAGTGACTAGAGCAAGTACATATTGATTGATGTTGGGAACTGAGAAGATGTTCAGGAAACAAGTACATATCCATGCTTTCATTGTAGTGTGTTTAATTATTAAACAAATGTATGTTGTTGTTGGTCTTTCAAGGATTGTTTATGTTGGATTCTATGAGACCTTATCAAAAAGTTTAAGCTGTTAGAGAGATGCATTTCTTTACTTATATTAGGTCAGCAACATGGCCTCCTTTTACTGGACCAAGTACATTGAGATATTATAGTTGATGGCTGAGGGTGAGAGTCAAATCCTAAACATCATGTTAAATTATGCAACCTTCTCATCTAAAAGATTTATCTGTTAGAGAGATGAAGCATTTAATTACTTATACTAGGTCTACAAAAATTTAGACAAGTATATAGCAAATTCTTAAGCAATATGCTAGATGATGACTACATTTTTGCACTCTGAGAATGATTTAATTGAGCTTAGAGTTATGTGGTAGTGGTTAACAGTTGCGTAATTGTCTGCAGGTGTAATACATCTCTTCTCATTGATTATTTTAAGGACAATGGTGAGCACAAGTACATATTAATTGATGTCGGGAAGACGTTTAGGGAGCAAGTTCTTCGGTGGTTCACCCGTTATAAAATTCCTCAAGTTGATTCTGTGAGTTCTTTATAAGTTCTTCACTACTAACTAAATTTTTCCCCGTTGTTTAGCAGATGTGTTACACAGTTAATGAGAAAAGAACTATGTTACATCCAAAGCTACTTCTGAAAACCTAAATCACCAAACTATATGTCAATATATAAAATTAGTCTTTTTCCAGAATTTTCGACCAAATCAAGAGTTCCAAAGATGAGAAGTTTAATTTACTCTTATTGCCGAAAATTTTGGGAAAGGAATAAATATTGGATACTGCAGTTTAAATCATAAAGGCTGGTAGGACGTTCATTAGTTCAATATCCTTCCTTCTGCttatttttagaataaaattaattaagaggCTGCATATGAAAGTCATCTTGAATTTGCTTTTCACAAAGTCTTTCATGGTCTACCCAGCTTGACTCAACTTATTGCCAAAAACTAAAACCTCAATAAGAAAGACCCAATGTTTTTGAACTACACGAATCTAGctgtagaaaaaaaaagaatgcaCAAAATTTCCGAGTCTCAGAGAACACAAGATTTTCCCAGTTTTCATTCACAAAAACAAATCTGACATCAAATGGCCTTAGTTTGCCTCTCTATTCAAAGACAAATATTGATTTCAACAAAAGttataaatatatacaaaatgaaagatttttattTTACCTTTGGGCAACGGGCTACACAACAGATTGACCTGAGTTATTATTGATCAGAAAATGCTTCAAATATTAGTCATTACCATATTTCTCTTATTGTTTAGACATAATTTAACTGTATGATGGTGGTCTCCAATAAAAATATAGAAACCTCTAGTTGAACTGTGATAAGAGACAGGTTATATGATTGAAGCAGCTTACTGATTTTATTAATGTTATCACTTTGTGAGATAAACGGTCTTTGGATTTTTTTTCTATTCTATGTAAAGCTGTTCTATTTGGAAACACAATTATACTTAGCTGATGTCTATGCTATTATCAGATTATTTTGACTCATGAGCATGCTGATGCAACTCTCGGTCTGGATGATATCCGGGCAGTGCAACCATTTAGCCCGACAAATGACATTAATCCTACACCAGTATATCTCACTCAATATTCAATGGATAGGTAAAATGATGAAATTTGTGCTGCCTCGTGTATTGAGAGCCATAGTCTTATCTAATTCATCATTAGTATTGCACTTCAACAAAGTGGCCACAGTCACAGTGGACTTGAAGTTAATCCCTTCGAACCAGGACCATCTTCTCCATGACAACCAAAAATAAAATGGGAAAAAATAGAAAGACGATGaaagagaagatggcttgaaagTCTGTGTGTCAATTCCTCCACATCACTTGGATGATGCACTTAACATTTAGCTCAACATCCAGTCATGTTAAAAAAATTGTGCTTTTAGTATTATTCCATGGATGCACGCTGTTCTCATTAATTTTGTGGTTTTACTGTTGAAGCCTGTGACATGAGTTTTTCTTTGTACTGaaatgaagtttttgtttttatcaAAGCTACGACAACAACGCCGTAGTCCCAAACTCTTTGTCAAAGCTacaaataaaaaatttcatttgaattaAAGCATtgtaaaattttaatttgttgGGTTCTCGCTATTCCTTTATGTTGTTACTTCTGCCGTAACAGTTTCCCTCTGTCCTTAATTTATTGCGGAAGTACCTAGTTATTGGCTGTTCACTAACAATCAGTTATTGCATGGATAGCTAAGTATGGCACTGAGAATATGCGCATGTATTACTAAACATGATATGTTCTTCTGTGTCTTTCTAGAGTTTTTATATACTCATTTATGCACTATTTAGTTGTTATGCAAGTTGCTTGATTCTCCTTCGGTTCTTTTTCTGGAACAGCATTGATCAGAAATTCCCTTACTTAGTCCAGAAGAAACTTAAGGAAGGCCAAGAAATTAGACGTGTAGCACAACTTGATTGGCAGATTATTGAAAATGATTGTGAAAAGCCATTTGTTGCATCAGGGCTAGAATTTGTTCCCTTGCCAGTGAGTTTCACTAGTATCTCCTTTCATTTTAAAGCACTCTCTATTTCCTTGTAAGTTGTCTTGTTTTTTAACTTGTAGAGGTGGATGTAGGTAATGCATGGCGAAGATTATGTGTGCTTGGGGTTTCTTTTTGGTAGAAACTTCAGAGCTGCATATATATCTGATGTTTCACGCTTTCTTCCAACTACAGTGTCCTGTGAGTATTATCTTTATCCCTCTGTATATGTGGAGTTTGATCTTGATCATTGTGGATCTTCCCCTTTCACACAATGCCCTGATTATTTCAACCAGTCATTGCAATGGATTAGCATGGAGTGGCAATACCTAACCCTGTCCCTCAACCTAGTCCCTGTTGGATACCCATTTTCACCTGTCTCAGGTTTAGGTTTTTAAACTTTTAGTTGTCTTACCCACCAGAGATAATGCAGACACAGTAAAATTTTATATCAAGTGGAAATGGCATTGTACATGTCTTTATTGGAAATGAAGGTTGCAGCACAAACCAGTTATTTGTCACTCATAATTTCTTGGTCTGAGCAAACATCATATCTTATTGGGAAGAAGTTCTAATTTGATGAATGGATTGGATGGAGAGTTTAAACTCCTTCTATGCAACGTACTGATACATATCCTTCCCTTCTTTCTCAATGGCCCCACCAGTATGTGCAAAGGTTGATTGAGCTGTCTGAAACCTTTAGGGACTTGAGGAAGGGTAAAGGTGACAAAATCTAGTTTTCTCCTTGAAGGaaatgagaaaaggaaaagagaagtgGATTGGTTTCACTTTGCTTTTTGTCCATTTGTTACCAAATGCAAAGCAATTTTCAAGCACCAATAAGCTGATTCAAGCTTTCCAACTGACAACCTGTTGTTTTGATCATATTGCTAAGTCTAAAGCATTCGGGCTATTTTGGACATAGATAAGGATTGTTGAAAAAAGTCAAGAAACTTATGAAATTTATTAGAGTGACTATTTAGTCAATGGATTTGTTCAGAATTCATTGATGTGTAAACTGATCCTTTTTTGTGTTTAAATGGAGATCTGGTGTGCAGTCCGATATGGTTACCAAAGCCTGCATTtctgttacttttttttttcttgtttgggGATAAGACTGTTACACAAACAAGTACAGATCTGAAAAAACAGAAACCTTTGAACAATTACAAACCAATAGCATACAATCAAGTTTACCTACACATGGCGAATTATGCAAACAAGTTAACCCTTTCGCGGATAGTTGAAGCCACCTGGTCTAGGTCTCATTGTCCGGAAATgtgtatacaacaacaacaacccagtataatcccacaagtggggtctggggagggtaggatgtacgcagccttacccctaccctggcagggcagagagactgtttccgatagacccccggCTAAAGAAGGTGAAAGGCCCTGATAGCaagtaatagcaagacaaataattagaaaactaaatcgAAGATAGCAACAGAGAATATGAAAGAGGTACCGATAACAAGacaatatatttagaaaactaaatcCAAGGCAGCAAACGAGAATATGAACGAAGTACTGCCAGCAAACTATGGAATTACTGATGTCTGGAAATGTGTATATTTCTGATAAATGAAGGTTGAGTTTCTTGCTAAGGAAGATTTACTTTTGCAGACATTTCAAAAGATAGTGGTCAACAATTAGATCTGCTTATTTTGGACACGCTATATAAGGTCAGTATGGGCAATgtaaaatttcaataatttaataTAATCTTGCTGAAGCCCATGGCTAGCCTGTGGTGTTACATTTAAAAGTGATAGTGTACTCACTAGCATATCTAAGTGGTATATCTATCTTGCCTATTGGCTATGGCCACATGAACATGCTTTGGTTGTAAATCAGGAACTGATGTCTACGGATTTTTCTGTTTCTTGATTATGCATTACAGAACTGGAAATACGGGAGCTCATATTACGTCTACATATTCTCATTGTTGGTTATTCGTCCAGATTTCTCTTTGATAGAATAGTTATTGAATGCCCTCTTTATAGCAACTCAATGATTGTCACTACGGGTGGAGCCACCatctaacccccccccccccttcctttCCCCTTCCCAACCAAAACAATATTACAAGGAATGCATTCCATTTGCATGAGTATGTTGTACTATAGATTTGTTTTTGGATAACTGCAGTTTCCAAGT
This DNA window, taken from Nicotiana tabacum cultivar K326 chromosome 15, ASM71507v2, whole genome shotgun sequence, encodes the following:
- the LOC107826052 gene encoding putative hydrolase C777.06c is translated as MTAVENGSAEPQSALIFLGTGCSSAVPNALCLIRPSDPPCSVCSQSLTVPPEQNPNYRCNTSLLIDYFKDNGEHKYILIDVGKTFREQVLRWFTRYKIPQVDSIILTHEHADATLGLDDIRAVQPFSPTNDINPTPVYLTQYSMDSIDQKFPYLVQKKLKEGQEIRRVAQLDWQIIENDCEKPFVASGLEFVPLPVMHGEDYVCLGFLFGRNFRAAYISDVSRFLPTTVSYISKDSGQQLDLLILDTLYKKGSHNVHLCLTQTLEALKMLCPKRALLIGMTHEFDHHKDNEFLVEWSRREGIEVQLAHDGLRVPVDL